From the genome of Solanum stenotomum isolate F172 unplaced genomic scaffold, ASM1918654v1 scaffold24438, whole genome shotgun sequence:
GTGGTGGAGTCCTAGATTGCAAAGGATGGGGTAAACCGCCAAACACCTTAGCTGAATACGCTTTGAACCAGTTTGGTAACCTGGATTTCTGGGATATTTCTGTAATTGATGGATTTAACATCCCTATGTCTTTTGGACCAACTAAGCCTGGCCCTGGAAAATGTCATGGAATTCAATGCACAGCCAATATAAACGGTGAATGTCCTGGATCACTTAGGGTACCTGGAGGATGTAACAACCCATGTACTACATTCGGAGGACAACAATACTGTTGTAATCACGGTCCATGTGGTCCTACTGAATTGTcaagatttttcaaacaaaGATGTCCTGATGCCTATAGTTACCCTCAAGACGATCCAACAAGTACTTTTACTTGTCAGAGTTGGACTACGGACTACAAAATTATGTTCTGTCCTTATGGCTCTACTCACAATGAAACAACAAATTTCCCATTGGAGATGCCTACAAGTATTCTTGAAGTTGCTTAAGTGGATTCATCATGAGTGTAGCCACCTCTTTCTTGTTCAATTTGGTTGAGTTTTGGTCATTAGTTGTCTTTTATATTATCCACATTTCTTTTAGTTTGTTATCTTGAGGTGGCTAAGATTTGAATAACATATTGTACTTTGTCTTACACATGATGTTTTAAATTTTCACACAAGAGTACATTTGGAGTCgtttaattttgtcattttaattcCTAATTATTTAAGTCTTAAATCttagaaaaaaaaggaatgaaaaaatAGTGTTGATAACATTCTACAATAATcagaacaaaaatataaaattgtagGGACAAGATAAACTATTATAATTACTGTAGGATAGCTATCTTTATAGGCGGCTTTTAGAATATTTTCATGCATAGGGTCAAAGGTGGAGCCAGGTAGAGGCAAGGAGttcattcaaataaaaattcatgaataaTTACGGACGTCatttatatatagttaaaattatttttaatatatatatagtgattaattaattaatgaatctTTGATCCTTTGAATTCtgtgtttacttcttcatattttaaagtcctttaatgaaaattattactcTGCTACTAATCATGCCCTTGATATTCAATATCTGCATTGGGCTTGATATATTCGAATCTGCATTTGAAAAATCTTACTTCGAAGGCAAAACACTTATTATAATCAAAAGAGATTTTATTCTCATGACTCAAACTCGatatatcatattaaaaatcaaaaactaaCATGCCACCACAGCCCCTTTGCATATTTTCAGCACGTCATGATGCATGTTCCGTGACTTTTATGCAACTACTCCTGAAAATAAGAAGCAAAGTCCTTAGCACACAGTAATACTCACTCTGTTCTAAAATATTTGTCAcgttttatttgaaaataatagaTCATTATCAAGATATATTCAAATAATTTCACCCTTCCTTTTTCTTAAAAGCgtatcaaataatttaaattcgCATCACGTAACCTTTTTAACTCCCCACCattattatagaaaaaatatgtcATATGTCAAGTggataattaaaagaaaaacgtaTGTGCATCTCCACTCAAAAGTCAAGAAAATGGGGGTACATGGAGATATTGGTGAGTGGGGTCTTTTATGTTGCTTGgtggttaattaattattgatcaTTACTTACTATATCgacaaaagaatattattttccAAAGTAATGTTGTTATTTTATCCTAATACAATATTTAGTCATTTCATTCCATCAATTTCTGTTAAGTTCAAATCAATCGTTGTTTCAAAGGAGATAGATATTAGCTAGTAAAGTCACGTTCTATTATGTTTTTCTGCCTTTTGGGTGGCgacaaattattatatttatttttcacaattttattttaatatatgtgaGTGCGATAAAGTCAATTTGTTAATCTATTACATGAAGTTAATaagttattaaatttaaaacctAATCCACTTTTAATTCTCTAAAATATGTAAAAACatgttaaagataaaaatggtgaaattttctatatttaaaaaaacaatttttttggtaataaaaaaataattttcttaatttaaccTTTTGTCATTGTGTCAAAAGTATTTGCTTATTTTGAGGAATTTCTGCATAGAATTCAAGTAGCACGTGCAGCTAGCTTCATTTAGTTACGTACGTACTTGAAAATGTTCTAAGAGCCGCCTATAAACAAACTAGATGGGTGATGGTGCTCAACATGTTAGAGTTTCAATAAATTGATTTACACAAATATAACAATCATACGTAAGATGTTCACACTAAACATTCTGTCACGACATAGTAATACATAGTTATAATTAGAACATCTATCCTTGTGAAAATTAGATATGTTATAATTACCTTTTAGTCAATCAGCAAATTcaagataatataattttaattttatgccAAACGATTCTAGTAGCAACATGTGTTGCAATTGTTAAGCATTGTTAATCGGTCTTTCTTCTCCATGATGGGAAAATACATTGCAAATGGAATTTACAGTACTTCGAATATAATTATACGAAATTGA
Proteins encoded in this window:
- the LOC125851328 gene encoding osmotin-like protein OSML15, which codes for MSTKMSHFTTCLVFFLLAFVTYTYASGVFEVHNNCPYTVWAAAVPVGGGRRLERGQSWWFWAPPGTKMARIWGRTNCNFDGAGRGGCQTGDCGGVLDCKGWGKPPNTLAEYALNQFGNLDFWDISVIDGFNIPMSFGPTKPGPGKCHGIQCTANINGECPGSLRVPGGCNNPCTTFGGQQYCCNHGPCGPTELSRFFKQRCPDAYSYPQDDPTSTFTCQSWTTDYKIMFCPYGSTHNETTNFPLEMPTSILEVA